The following proteins are co-located in the Gorilla gorilla gorilla isolate KB3781 chromosome 7, NHGRI_mGorGor1-v2.1_pri, whole genome shotgun sequence genome:
- the CLXN gene encoding calaxin, whose amino-acid sequence MNRKKLQKLTDTLTKNCKHFNKFEVNCLIKLFYDLLGGVERQGLVVGLDRNAFRNILHVTFGMTDDMIMDRVFRGFDKDNDGCVNVLEWIHGLSLFLRGSLEEKMKYCFEVFDLNGDGFISKEEMFHMLKNSLLKQPSEEDPDEGIKDLVEITLKKMDHDHDGKLSFADYELAVREETLLLEAFGPCLPDPKSQMEFEAQVFKDPNEFSDM is encoded by the exons ttaataAATTTGAAGTGAACTGTCTTATAAAGCTTTTTTATGACTTGTTGGGAGGAGTAGAGAGGCAAGGTCTGGTTGTTGGACTGGATCGTAATGCATTTCGAAACATCCTGCATGTGACATTTGGAAtgacagatgacatgattatggACAGAG TATTCCGAGGTTTTGATAAAGATAatgatggctgtgtaaatgtatTGGAGTGGATTCATGGATTATCACTGTTTCTTCGAGGATCtttggaagaaaaaatgaaat attGCTTTGAAGTATTTGATTTGAATGGTGACGGATTCATTTCAAAGGAGGAAATGTTTCACATGTTGAAGAACAGCCTTCTCAAACAGCCATCTGAGGAAGACCCTGATGAAGGAATTAAAGATTTGGTTGAAATAACACTTAAGAAAATG GATCATGACCATGATGGAAAGCTGTCTTTTGCAGACTATGAACTGGCTGTGAGAGAAGAGACTCTTCTACTGGAGGCCTTTGGGCCATGTCTTCCTGATCCAAAG AGCCAGATGGAATTTGAAGCTCAAGTATTCAAAGATCCAAATGAATTCAGTGATATGTGA